The genomic window GACCGCGCCGAAGGGCAGCATGCGCGGCGCCAGCGCGGCCACGCCGAGACCGGCCATGACGGCGGCCGCGACGGCGGCGACGCCACCGCCGACGAAGACCTCGGTCCAGGGCACGCGCGCCTCGTCGAGCAGCCGCGCGGCCAGCGCGCGCACGCCACAGGGCTCGGCCATGGTGGCCAGCGGCAGCGGCTCGCCCGCGCGGTGCTGCCAGGTCGGCGCCGCGAACCAGCCGAACTGTTCTTCGGCCAGCAGCTCGCCGTCGTTGCGGCCCGCATGCAGGCGCACGATCACGGTGTCGAGTTCGCGCCGGTCGAAGCTCTGCAGCAGCTCGCCCGAGGAGCCGATGCGGATCTCGATCAGCAGCTGCGGGTCCTGCGCGTTCATGCGCGCGATCAGCGCGGGCAGCTCGGGGCCCGCCACGTGGTCGCTGATGCCGATGGTGAGCCGCTGGCGCGCCTGCGCGAAGGCGCCGAGCGCGCGGTCGTGCACCGCCAGCAGTTCGCGCGCATGTTCGAGAAAGGCGGCGCCCTTGGCCGACAGCTCCACGTGCCGCGGCGTGCGCTCCACCAGCCGGCAGCCGAGCCGCTCCTCGAGCCGCTTGAGCTTGAGGCTGATGCCGGCCTGCGTGGTCTGCAGCGCCTCGGCCGCGAGCGTGAAGCTGCCGAGCTCGACGATGCGGATGAAGGCCAGGACGGCGTCGAGATCGAGGGGACGGGCAATCATTTCAAAAAATTGTCGTTGATATATTTATCCATAGCAATTTCGTATGACTAGCATCGTCCGACCTCCCCAACTTCCTTGAAGGAATCACGATGCCCATCAGCCATGTCTTCCTGCGTGCCGGCAAGCCCGAGGCCTATCGAGCGGCGATCCTTGACGGCCTCGGCCGCGCGCTCAGCGACGCGCTCGGCGTGTCCGAGGACAACCGCTTCATGACGCTCAGCGAGCATGAGCCCGCGAACTTCCGCCACGGCAACGCCTACGGCGTGACGCGCAGCGACGACGTGGTCTACATCCGGATCACGGTGTTCGACACGCGCAGCGCGCAGCAGAAGCAGGCGCTGTTCCGGCGGCTCGCGGAGCTGCTGGCCGAGAGCCCCGGCCTGCGCGGCGAAGACCTGTTCGTGAACATCGTCGACTCGCCGAAGGAGAATTGGTCGGTGGGCCACGGCCTCGCGCAATTCGCCTGAGGCCCGGCCGACGAGATCCACGATGGAGACATCCCATGCTCGATATTGCAGAGGTCGCGCAGCGCGCCGGCCTGGCGCCTTCGGCGCTGCGCTTCTACGAACGGCGCGGACTGATCGAGTCCGCGGGCCGCACCGGCCTGCGGCGCGCCTACCGGCCCGAGGTGGTCGCGCGGCTGGCGCTGATCCACTGCGCGAAGTCGGCCGGCTTCTCGCTCGCACAGATCGGGCGCTTCCTCGCGTCCACGCCCAAGGACGTCGAGCTGCGACGCAGCATGGCCAAGCGCGCCGCCGAGCTCGACCACGAGATCGAGCGGCTGCAGACCATGCGCGACAGCCTCAAGCACGCGGCCGTGTGCACGCATGCCTCGCTGGTCGAATGCCCGAAGTTCAAGGCCAACTTCCGCGAGCTCGTGCGGTAGCAAGAAAACCGCGAAGAAGCGCTTGACTTGAACCGAAGTTCAAGTCGTAGATTGGCCGTCCTCTTCACCACCGGAAGACAGGACATGCCGCTTCACCCCCAGGCCCAGGCGCATCTGGATCGCCTCGCCGCCACCCGCTTCTCCGACATGCACACGCTCGCGCCCGACGCGATCCGACAGGGCATGCGCCGCATGCTCGCGGCCCTGCCGCCCGGCGCGCCGGTGGCCTCGGTCGCCGACCGGCGCATCGACACCGCGGTGGGGCCGCTCGACGTGCGCATCTATCACCCGTCGCCGCGGGAGGTGCTGCCGGTCATCGTGTTCTTCCACGGCGGCGGCTTCGTGCTCGGCGACCTCGACACGCACGACGGCCTCGCGCGCGCGCTCGCCGTGGCGACGCAGGCGGTCGTGGTCTCGGTGGCCTATCCGCTGGCGCCCGAGCACAAGTTCCCGGCCGGTGTCGACGCGGCCTTCGCGGCCACCGCCTGGGTGGCCGAGCATGCGGCGCAGCTCGGGGCCGACGGGCATCGGCTCGCGGTCGCGGGCGACAGCGCCGGCGGCAACCTCGCGGCGGTGGTCGCGCTGAAGGCGCGCGATGCCGCGGGACCGCGGATCGCGCACCAGCTGCTGATCTATCCCGATGTCGATTTCAGCCGCATCAACACCTCGATCCAGGCCTACGCGGGGCAGTACGGCAACATCGGCCGCGAGATGCAGCACTGGTTCATGGACCACTACCTCGGCGACGCGGCACTGAAGACCCATGCGCTGGTCTCGCCGCTGCTGGCCGGGGACCTGCGCGGACTGCCACCGGCCCATATCGTCACGGCCGAGTTCGATGCGCTGCGCGACGAGGGCGAAGCCTATGGCGAGCGGCTGCGCGAGGCCGGCGTGCCGGTCAGCGTGAAGCGCTACGACGGCATGATCCACGAGTTCATGCGCTGGCCCTTCGACGCCACGCGCGAGGCGCTGGCCGATGCCGCGCGGGCGCTGCGGCCCACGTTGTTCGCGGCGTAGCGGCCTCAGGCCCGCGGGTGCGACCGAGCGCGGTCTGCGCGGCGAGCTGGGTTTCGAAGCCGGGGCTCTGGTCGAGCGCGTCGCTGGTCATGTCCGTGCGGATGGCGCCCGGCGAAACGGCATTGGCGCGGATGCCGCGCGCGCCGAACTCCTTGGCCATGCAGCGCGTGAGCACTTGCAGCCCGCACTTGAAGGCGGCACAGGGCGCGACGCCCGGTGTCACGACACGCGTGGTCGCGCTCGCGAACGGATACTGGCCGGACACGCCTGAGCGCGCACCGCGGGCAACGCCCGCTCAGTTGTCGTCTACGCGCACGAAAGATTCGAGCACCTTGACCATGCGCGCGAGCTGCGGGCCGATGTCCTGCTCGAGCAGCTCGCGGCCGAAGCGGCTGGCCGAGCCGCCGACGTTGAAGGTCACGACGTTGCCGTCGGCCTGCCGGATGGCCGCGCCCACGCCGCTGATGTCGCTCTCCCAGCCGCGCACGACCATCGTGAAGCCGCGTTCGCGCCAGTGCGCGAGCGAGGTCTCGATGGCCTGCTGCGTCTGCGGCCAGCGCTCGCGGTCGGCCTGGCGGATCTCGCCCAGCAGCCGCTCGCGCTCCTTCGCATCGAGCGCGCAGAGGTAGGCATGGCCCATCGCCGAGCGCGCCACGGGCAGCCGCGAACCGATGTCCAGGCCCAGCGACAGCGGCGCGCTGGAGCGGCAGTTCTCCACGTAGAGCATCGACAGCCCGTTGCGGATGCCGAGCGACACCGAGGCGTCGTAGCGGTCGGCCAGGTCCTGCATGTAGGGCCGCGCGATGCGCCGCAGCTTGAGGTTCGACACCATCGTGATGCCGAGCGCGACCAGGCTGTCGCCATGCGCGTACTTGCCGGTCTCGCGCGAATGGCGCAGGTAGCCCGCCACGACCAGGGTGTAGGCGAGCCGCGCGATGGTCGGCTTGGGCAGGCCGGTGCGGCGCGCGAGCTCGGTGCTGGTGAGCCATTTCTCGTCGGGGCCCCAGGCGGCCAGGATCTCCAGCCCGCGCGCCAGCGCGGTCACGAAGCGCGGGCTGTCGGCACCCTCCTCGAAGTCGATCTGCTTGGTGCGTCCCATGCGTTTATCTCCATTTAATTTCGTTGTACGGAATTATATTTTCGGCGCTTGGAAACGGTTCATGGAATTCCCTATACGAGAGAAACGCGAGCGGAAAGATACTCGCCATCGTTCGAAAGAACGTTCCATAAATCTAATTCCGCTGAACGAAATTAATCGATTCACGCGGAACCCATCCCCACACGCAGGAGACATCTCGTGAAGTTCCATCGCCATCCGGGCCGCCGCGCCACCCTTCTCTCGCTCATCGCCGCCGCGACGCTGGCAGCCTGCGGCGGCGGTGGCGGCGATTCGTCGGGCGCCAGCGCCGCGGCGCTGGCCGCAGCCCTCGCCGCTCAACAGGCTGGTGCGGGCGGCGCGGGCGCCGGCAATCCCCCGGCACCGCCGCCCCCGGCCGCCCCCGAGCCCGAGGAAACGCGCGCCCAGGACAGCCGCCAGTTCACGGTCGACGAGACCAAGCTGCCGTTCGCGGCCCTCTCGGGCGCGCCCGACACCGACCGCTGGTGGGGCGTGCTCGAGGGCGCGGGCTACCGCGTCGAAGTGCCGAAGAACTGGAACGGCATGCTCGTGATGTACGCGCACGGCTACGGCGGCACGGGCCCGGTGGTGAGCGTCAGCGATCCCACGATCCGCGCGCACCTGATCGCCCAGGGCTACGCCTGGGCCGCGTCGAGCTACACCAAGAACTACTACGACGTGCGCGCCGGCGTCGAGGACACCAACGCGCTCGCGCTGGCCTTCCAGCGCATCGCCTCGCAGAACGGCCGCACGCTCGATGCGCCGCGCAAGACCTACATCGTCGGCCAGTCGCTCGGCGGCCACGTGGCCGCGGCCGCGGTCGATGCCGAGGCGACGGAGACGGCCAACCACAAGGTGCGCTATGCGGGCGCAGTGCCGATGTGCGGCGTGCTCGGCGACACCGAGCTCTACAACTACTTCGGCGCCTCGCAGATCGCGGCGCAGCAGCTGGCCGGCCTGCCCGTCACCGGCTGGCCCGTGAGCAACTGGGCCGACCTGCTGCCCGCGGTGCGCGCCGCGCTGTTCACCAGATTCCCGAGCGCGACGACCGCGCAGGGCGAGAAGTACAAGGCCATCGTCAAGAACCTCACGGGCGGCGAACGCCCGATGTTCGACGCCGGCTTCGCGGGCAGCATGAACGCCACCGTGTGGGGCACCTTCGGCCGCGACGGCACCATCAACGGCATCCTCAACCGCGACGGCTACGACACCACCGGCATCGTCTACCAGCTCGACAACGACCCGGCGCAAAGCCCGGAGGAAGTCACCTTCAACCAGGGCGCCTACCGGCTGCATGCCGACCCCGAGGCCAACCGGCTGCGGCGCGACGGCCTGCGCTGGTTCCCCAAGTCCAATGCGCGCATCGACGTGCCGGTGGTGACCATCCACACGCTGGGCGACGTCTATGTGCCGTTCAGCATGGAGCAGATCTACAAGCGCCGCGCCGATGCGCTGGGCACCTCGAAGTGGCTGGTGCAGCGCGCGATCCGCGGCATCAGCCACTGCGACTTCACGACCGAGGAACAGACCCAGGCCTTCGATGCGATGACGAACTGGGAGCAGAACGGCGTGAAGCCGGCCGGCGACGAGGTGCTCGACGCCGCGACCGTGGCGCGCGCCGACTACGGCTGCAAGTTCTCCTCGGCCAGCCGCGGCGGCTGTCCCGCGCCCTGACGGCGCCGGTGCGGCGCGTCCCGTTCGCGGGGCGGCCGCACCGCCTTTTCCGTTTTTTCGTTCGCACGTCCTTCCATGAAACAACCCAACCTCACCCGCCGTGCGCTGCACGCCCTGCTGCTGGCCGCCGGCCTCGCCGCCGCTCCCGCCTTCGCGCAGTCCGATGCCTTTCCGGTCCGCCCGATCCGCGTGCTGATCGGCTTCACCGCCGGCGGCTCGACCGACGTGCCGTTCCGCGTGCTGGCCGAGAACGCCTCGAAGATCCTCGGCCAGCCGGTCATCATCGAGAACAAGCCCGGCGCGGGCGGCGTGCTGCCCGCGCAGACCATGCAGGCCACCGCGCCCGACGGCTACACGCTCGCGCAGGTGCCGCTGCCGGTGTTCCGCCTGCCCTACACCACCAAGCTCAACTGGGACCCGGCCAACGACCTGAGCTACGTGATCGGCCTGGCCGGCTATTCCTTCGGCCTGGTGGTGCCCGCCGATTCGCCGATCAAGTCGATGCGCGAGTACCTCGCCTATGCCAAGGCCAACCCGGGCCGCCTGAGCTACGGCACGCCGGGCGCGCTCACCACCTTGCACCTGACGATGGAAGCGATCGCGATCCAGGCCGGCGTGGAGTTCAATCACGTGCCCTACAAGGGCAACTCCGAATCGCTGCAGGCGGTGCTCGGCGGCCATGTGATGTCGGTGGCCGACACGCCGGGCTGGGGCCCGTACGTCGACCAGGGCAAGCTGCGGCTGCTGTCGACCTGGGGCGAGACTCGTTCGAAGAAATACCCGAACGCGCCCACGCTCAAGGAGTCGGGCATCGACATGGTGCAGGCCTCGCCCTTCGGCCTGGTGCTGCCCAAGGGCGCGAACCCGAAGGTGGTCGCGATCCTGCACGACGCCTTCAAGAAGGCGATGGAGATGCCCAACTACCAGGAGTCGCTCGCCAAGTTCGACATGGAGACCTTCTACATGGACAGCGCGGCCTACAAGCAGTACGCGGTGCGCACCATGAAGACCGAGAAGGCCGTGATCGACAAGCTGGGGCTGGGCACGGCGGGCGCCGCCAAGTAGGCGACCGCCACGCCGCGCACCGGCGATGGCGCCGGAGAACGCCTCCTGCGCCCTCAGGGCGCCAGCGTGAGCTTGAGGATCTGGTTGCCGTGGTTCGCGCCCACGTAGACGGTGCCGTCGGCGGCCACCGCCACGCCGATCGGGAAGTTGAAGGCGATCGGCACGCCGCTGCCGTCCTGCAGGGTGCTGATCTCGCCCGCGGGCGTGACCACGCGCGCCACGCCGTCCCAGGCATGGGTCAGGAACACGTTGTCGTGCGCATCCACCGCCACGCCGTACGAATAGCCGAGCTTGGCCGGCGTTGCCGCCGTTCCGTCGACCACGCCCGCGCCCGCGTTGCCGTTGGCGCAATCGCCCAGCAGCGTGCTCACGGTGGCGCTGGCCACGTCGATCTTGCGCAGGCAGGGGCTGTCGGTGTCGGTGTCGTAGAGCGTCTTGCCGTCGCGACTGAGCGCGAGGCCCTGCGGCCTCGCCAGTTGCGCGGCCGTGCCGACGCCGTCGAGATAGGCCTGCGTGCCGTCGCCCGCGAGCGTGCTCGTGGTGCCGTCGGCGGCGACCTTGCGCACGCGCTTGTTCTCCGTGTCCGCCACGAAGAGGTTGCCCGCGCCGTCGAGCGCGATGCCGACGGGATTGCTGAACATCACGGGGGCCGGACTGTCGGCGAATCCGCTGCTGCCGCCGCCGACCCAGGTGCTGGCGGTGGTGGCGCCGGGCGCGATCTTGCTGATGCGATGCTGGTCGCTCACGTAGAGCGTGCCGTCGGCCGCCAGTGCCAGGCCCGCCGGCGCATTCATCGTCGCGCCCGGCGTCACCTCGGCACCGCTGCCGCTGGCGGTGTCGATCCGGTAGACCGAGCCATTGCCGCCCATGGCCACGTAGAGCTTCGCGCCGCTCGCATCGAGCGCGAGCTGGTAGGGGCTGCTGTAGCTCACGCCCGTCGTCGCCAGCACGGTGGCGACCCAGGGCTTGACCGTCAACGTGGCGGCCCGGCTGGTCACGCTGCCGCTGGCGCCCGTCACCCGCACGCGCAGTTGCTGGCCGCTGTCGGCCAACTGGCTGGCGGCCGTGCTGAAGCTGTCGGCGGTGGCACCGGCCACATCGCTCCAGTGCGCGCCGCCGTCGGTGCTGCGCTGCCATTGGTAGGCCGTGGCATGCGCGGCCTGCACCTTCAGCGTGGCGGGAACGCCCTGGCCCACGGTGGTGTTCGATGGCTGCGTCGTGATCGAGGCCGCGGCCGGAGCGGGTGCCGGCGGGGGTGTCTGCGCGGCAGGCGCGGGTGCGGGTGCGGGAGCGACCGGGAAGCCGGCGAAGCCGCCGCCACCGCCGCCACCTCCGCAGGCCGCCAGCACGAGGTTCATGGTCAGCAGCGCGACCGGGGTGCGCACGGCACGGCAAACGGCAAGACGGGTGTTCATGAGAGGCCTTCCTTCTTTCAAGCGAGTGGATGAGAAGGCCTCCACGGTAGGGATCGCGACCCCTGCGATCTAGTGTCGAAGGTCATCGACCTTCGGCACGAAAAAAGACGTTCAGCCGTGCGCGCGATCGGTGGTCGGTTCGTGCCGCGCGGGTGCCGCAAGGGCCTGCAGCAGCCTGTCGGCGGCCACCGGCTTGAGCAGCACCTGCAGGCCGGCGTCGTGCATCTGCCGTTGCCGCCGCGGCGCGGTCTCGCCGGTGATCAGCAGCACGCGCAGGCCGGGGCCGAAGCGCGCGCGCAGCCGCTGCGCCGCGGCCAGTCCGTCGGCGCCATCGGCCAGCCGCACGTCGCACAGCAGCACGTCGACCGGCGAGCCGCCCTGCGCGGCCTGCGCCAGCACGGCCTCGGCTTCGGCCTCGCTGGCCACCGCGTCGATGGCCACGCGATGGGCCTGCAGCAGCCCGGTCACGGCCTGGCGGATCGGCGCTTCGTCGTCGATCAACAGCACGCGCCGCGGCAGCAGCAACACGGCATCCGCGCGTGCGATGGCGGGCGCGACACCCGAGGCCGACACCGCCGGCAACACCATGCGGAAGCGGCTGCCGCGCCCCGGTCGCGAATGCACCTGCAGCGGATGCGCCAGCAGGCGCGAGAGCCGCTGCACGATCGACAGGCCGATGCCCAGCCCCTGCGCGCGATCGCGCCCCGGATTACCGACCTGGTAGAACTCGTCGAAGATGCGGCCCAGGTGCTCGGGCGCGATGCCGATGCCGGTGTCGCGCACGTCGATCCACACCAGCGGCCCGCGCGCGCGCGCGGCCACCACCACGCCGCCGCGCGGTGTGTACTTGAGCGCGTTGTCCACCAGATTGGAGAGCAGCCGCTGCAACAGCTGCGGGTCGCTCAGCACCCAGCACGGCGTGGCGCGCAATCGCAGCTGCAGGTCCTTGCCGGCCGCCCGCGCCGCGAACACGTTGTTGAGCGCGAGGA from Variovorax paradoxus includes these protein-coding regions:
- a CDS encoding LysR family transcriptional regulator, with the protein product MIARPLDLDAVLAFIRIVELGSFTLAAEALQTTQAGISLKLKRLEERLGCRLVERTPRHVELSAKGAAFLEHARELLAVHDRALGAFAQARQRLTIGISDHVAGPELPALIARMNAQDPQLLIEIRIGSSGELLQSFDRRELDTVIVRLHAGRNDGELLAEEQFGWFAAPTWQHRAGEPLPLATMAEPCGVRALAARLLDEARVPWTEVFVGGGVAAVAAAVMAGLGVAALAPRMLPFGAVDVGARLGLPALPRLPVLLHTRVGEGRPRAALEALSVAFRGVVRGRARDATP
- a CDS encoding tautomerase family protein, with protein sequence MPISHVFLRAGKPEAYRAAILDGLGRALSDALGVSEDNRFMTLSEHEPANFRHGNAYGVTRSDDVVYIRITVFDTRSAQQKQALFRRLAELLAESPGLRGEDLFVNIVDSPKENWSVGHGLAQFA
- a CDS encoding MerR family transcriptional regulator, giving the protein MLDIAEVAQRAGLAPSALRFYERRGLIESAGRTGLRRAYRPEVVARLALIHCAKSAGFSLAQIGRFLASTPKDVELRRSMAKRAAELDHEIERLQTMRDSLKHAAVCTHASLVECPKFKANFRELVR
- a CDS encoding alpha/beta hydrolase: MPLHPQAQAHLDRLAATRFSDMHTLAPDAIRQGMRRMLAALPPGAPVASVADRRIDTAVGPLDVRIYHPSPREVLPVIVFFHGGGFVLGDLDTHDGLARALAVATQAVVVSVAYPLAPEHKFPAGVDAAFAATAWVAEHAAQLGADGHRLAVAGDSAGGNLAAVVALKARDAAGPRIAHQLLIYPDVDFSRINTSIQAYAGQYGNIGREMQHWFMDHYLGDAALKTHALVSPLLAGDLRGLPPAHIVTAEFDALRDEGEAYGERLREAGVPVSVKRYDGMIHEFMRWPFDATREALADAARALRPTLFAA
- a CDS encoding SDR family oxidoreductase codes for the protein MSGQYPFASATTRVVTPGVAPCAAFKCGLQVLTRCMAKEFGARGIRANAVSPGAIRTDMTSDALDQSPGFETQLAAQTALGRTRGPEAATPRTTWAAAPARHRPAPRAWRRRASA
- a CDS encoding IclR family transcriptional regulator, with product MGRTKQIDFEEGADSPRFVTALARGLEILAAWGPDEKWLTSTELARRTGLPKPTIARLAYTLVVAGYLRHSRETGKYAHGDSLVALGITMVSNLKLRRIARPYMQDLADRYDASVSLGIRNGLSMLYVENCRSSAPLSLGLDIGSRLPVARSAMGHAYLCALDAKERERLLGEIRQADRERWPQTQQAIETSLAHWRERGFTMVVRGWESDISGVGAAIRQADGNVVTFNVGGSASRFGRELLEQDIGPQLARMVKVLESFVRVDDN
- a CDS encoding alpha/beta hydrolase, which gives rise to MAAALAAQQAGAGGAGAGNPPAPPPPAAPEPEETRAQDSRQFTVDETKLPFAALSGAPDTDRWWGVLEGAGYRVEVPKNWNGMLVMYAHGYGGTGPVVSVSDPTIRAHLIAQGYAWAASSYTKNYYDVRAGVEDTNALALAFQRIASQNGRTLDAPRKTYIVGQSLGGHVAAAAVDAEATETANHKVRYAGAVPMCGVLGDTELYNYFGASQIAAQQLAGLPVTGWPVSNWADLLPAVRAALFTRFPSATTAQGEKYKAIVKNLTGGERPMFDAGFAGSMNATVWGTFGRDGTINGILNRDGYDTTGIVYQLDNDPAQSPEEVTFNQGAYRLHADPEANRLRRDGLRWFPKSNARIDVPVVTIHTLGDVYVPFSMEQIYKRRADALGTSKWLVQRAIRGISHCDFTTEEQTQAFDAMTNWEQNGVKPAGDEVLDAATVARADYGCKFSSASRGGCPAP
- a CDS encoding tripartite tricarboxylate transporter substrate binding protein translates to MKQPNLTRRALHALLLAAGLAAAPAFAQSDAFPVRPIRVLIGFTAGGSTDVPFRVLAENASKILGQPVIIENKPGAGGVLPAQTMQATAPDGYTLAQVPLPVFRLPYTTKLNWDPANDLSYVIGLAGYSFGLVVPADSPIKSMREYLAYAKANPGRLSYGTPGALTTLHLTMEAIAIQAGVEFNHVPYKGNSESLQAVLGGHVMSVADTPGWGPYVDQGKLRLLSTWGETRSKKYPNAPTLKESGIDMVQASPFGLVLPKGANPKVVAILHDAFKKAMEMPNYQESLAKFDMETFYMDSAAYKQYAVRTMKTEKAVIDKLGLGTAGAAK